The Methanothrix sp. region GCTTTCGCTCCTCAGAATCCATGCTGGATCCTTCAGAGAGGTGGCTGGAAGAGAGCGCTGTCTGCTTGTTGAAGCAGATAATCTCGATCTTGGGGTTATAGAGCAAAGGCTCGCGATGACCCACAGGATCCTTGAGGTCCTCACAGTCTGCGATGCAGAACCTGAAAGCGTGGAGCAGGCTCTCCGCTCGCTTGATCTCCCCAGACGGAGCTACAGGGTGAGGGCCAGCCGTCTCGGAGAATGTGCGATCAAAAGCCACGATCTCGAGCGTCTCGCTGGAGGGGTGCTCCACGCGATGGGCTACAGAGCGGACCTTGAGAATCCGAAGCTGGATATCCGGGCGATCATATCCTGCAATAAGGTTGTCTTCGGATACGAGGTCGCGAAACCCGACAGGGGTGGATTTGAGAGGCGCAGACCGCACCTGAAACCGTTCTTCTACCCGGGGGTTCTGATGCCGCGAATGGCGAGGGCTCTGGTCAACATTTCAATGATCAGACCTGGCGAGATGCTGCTCGACCCGTTCTCCGGAACCGCCGGGATTCTGGTCGAGGCCTGCCTCATAGGCATCAGGGGCGTGGGTGTGGATGTGCAGGAGAAGCTGAACAGGGGCGCCAGGGCGAACCTGGAGGGCATGGAGGCGGATCTGGTGCTCGGGGACGCCAGGTCTCTGCCGTTTAAAAATTCCTCTGTGGATGCAGTGGTCACCGATACGCCCTACGGCAGATCCGCGGTGATAAAGGCACGCTCGAAAGATGAGATCCTCTCGAGGAGCTTCGAGGAGATTCACAGGGTTCTCAGAGCTGGAAGGCGTGCCGTGATCGTCACAGACCGTCCTGTGGAGAATATGCTGAGATCGAGGGGGTTTAGAATAGCGGAGCTCCACAGCGACAGGGTTCACAGGAGCCTGACGAGATACGTTCACGTGTGCGAGAAACCTGCGGACTTTTGAAACGCGGGCTACATATTAATACATGGATTCCAAACCCTGGTTCGGTATTCTAAGGGGTTCGGCATGACGGTGTGCGACGACTTCGATCTTGCAGAGGATCTGCTCAAGGGCTTCACAAGATCTGCGATACGTACCAAGGTTCTTCTCTCACTCAGGGATGGCGAGCTGACCGCTGGGGATCTCGAGAGATCGCTGGGAACCAGGGCATCGACGATACTGCATGCAGTCAAGGATATGATCGAGGCAGGGACAGTTGTCAGAACCCACAGGGGATATAGGCTCACAAACACAGGTCGCATTCAGGCATTGATGCTGAGCAGGCTTTTGAGCGCGATTGTCGTGCTCGAGAACCACAGGGATTTCTGGATGACGCATGACATCAGCGCGATTCCTGATGATCTGCTTGTGGACATTGGCCTTCTCAGAGAAGGAGAAATAGTCAGCGGGGATCCGGCCGCGATACTCAGGACGCAGCAGATATTCGTATCACAGC contains the following coding sequences:
- a CDS encoding methyltransferase domain-containing protein, with the translated sequence MAKLYAFELSGEHPTVPRSEALSLLRIHAGSFREVAGRERCLLVEADNLDLGVIEQRLAMTHRILEVLTVCDAEPESVEQALRSLDLPRRSYRVRASRLGECAIKSHDLERLAGGVLHAMGYRADLENPKLDIRAIISCNKVVFGYEVAKPDRGGFERRRPHLKPFFYPGVLMPRMARALVNISMIRPGEMLLDPFSGTAGILVEACLIGIRGVGVDVQEKLNRGARANLEGMEADLVLGDARSLPFKNSSVDAVVTDTPYGRSAVIKARSKDEILSRSFEEIHRVLRAGRRAVIVTDRPVENMLRSRGFRIAELHSDRVHRSLTRYVHVCEKPADF
- a CDS encoding winged helix-turn-helix domain-containing protein — protein: MTVCDDFDLAEDLLKGFTRSAIRTKVLLSLRDGELTAGDLERSLGTRASTILHAVKDMIEAGTVVRTHRGYRLTNTGRIQALMLSRLLSAIVVLENHRDFWMTHDISAIPDDLLVDIGLLREGEIVSGDPAAILRTQQIFVSQLISSRSIYGVSPIIIPEYPTAIDTAVKNGAHVELVLTAPIVEIVVRDYREILENLLKKENFELYRLDADVRAAFTVIDSSLSLGLFRLDGGYDIGQDLICTGAGAREWGMRLFMHHKKRAERVTSI